One Ruegeria pomeroyi DSS-3 genomic region harbors:
- a CDS encoding TCR/Tet family MFS transporter, whose translation MRLPFLFILATVMIDAMGIGLIMPIMPDLIVEVKGGTLADAALWGGVLSTAFAAMQFLFGPVIGSLSDALGRRPVLLVSLFVMALDYVVMALAGSIWLLLAGRIVGGITAATHATASAYMADVSRPEQKAARFGMLGAAFGVGFVLGPLMGGVLGEFGTRAPFWAAAVLAGLNFVLGLFVMNETVTAATRRAFSWASANPLGAFRMLGQVPGLKGLLWAYFLYSVAIYVYPAIWAYFSQERFGWSSRMIGLSLGIFGFLMAVVQGGLLPHITRRIGERRTVIWGQLFDFVGFGLLAFIASGTLALILIPITAMGAVVPPALQAIMSRSVADDQQGALQGVMSAVHALSMIVSPLLMASVFARFTGPQAPIYLPGAPFLVALALMAAGLVIFLRTRTAVT comes from the coding sequence ATGCGCCTGCCCTTTCTCTTCATCCTCGCGACGGTGATGATCGACGCCATGGGGATCGGCCTGATCATGCCGATCATGCCCGACCTGATTGTCGAGGTTAAGGGCGGTACCCTGGCCGATGCGGCGCTGTGGGGCGGTGTGCTCAGCACCGCCTTTGCCGCGATGCAGTTCCTGTTCGGCCCGGTCATCGGCAGCCTGTCCGACGCATTGGGCCGCCGGCCCGTGTTGCTGGTCTCGTTGTTCGTCATGGCGCTGGACTATGTGGTGATGGCCTTGGCGGGCAGTATCTGGCTGCTCCTGGCGGGCCGCATCGTGGGCGGCATCACCGCGGCCACACATGCCACCGCCTCGGCTTATATGGCCGATGTTTCGCGCCCCGAGCAAAAGGCCGCCCGTTTCGGCATGCTGGGCGCGGCCTTTGGTGTCGGCTTTGTGCTGGGGCCGCTGATGGGCGGGGTTCTGGGAGAGTTTGGCACCCGCGCGCCATTCTGGGCGGCAGCGGTGCTGGCCGGGCTGAACTTTGTCCTCGGCCTCTTTGTGATGAACGAAACGGTGACGGCAGCCACCCGCCGCGCCTTTTCCTGGGCCAGCGCCAATCCGCTGGGCGCCTTTCGCATGCTGGGCCAGGTACCCGGGCTCAAGGGCCTGCTCTGGGCCTATTTCCTCTATTCCGTCGCCATCTACGTCTATCCGGCGATCTGGGCCTATTTCTCTCAGGAACGGTTCGGCTGGTCGTCCCGGATGATTGGCCTGTCGCTGGGCATCTTCGGCTTCCTGATGGCGGTGGTGCAGGGCGGGCTGTTGCCCCATATCACCCGCCGGATCGGCGAACGGCGCACGGTGATCTGGGGGCAGCTGTTCGATTTCGTGGGCTTCGGCCTGCTTGCCTTCATCGCCAGCGGCACGCTGGCCCTGATCCTGATCCCGATCACCGCCATGGGCGCGGTGGTGCCACCCGCGCTGCAGGCAATCATGTCGCGCAGCGTGGCGGACGACCAGCAGGGCGCGCTGCAAGGGGTAATGTCCGCCGTACACGCCCTGTCGATGATCGTTTCGCCGCTGTTGATGGCCAGCGTATTCGCCCGCTTTACCGGCCCGCAGGCGCCAATTTATCTGCCCGGTGCCCCGTTCCTGGTCGCCCTTGCGCTGATGGCCGCTGGTCTGGTGATCTTTCTGCGCACCCGCACTGCCGTGACGTAA
- a CDS encoding M20 family peptidase: MIKRILAGLGLVILALVAVIAFRTVQYRPGPVEASQPFSVGADIDRAAQVLAEAVRFRTVSTDMSHPDFPAFLAFLEQSFPAVHRTMERTLLEPVTPLYKWQGSNPDLPPVMLAAHYDVVPVTEDTLGEWDHPPFAGVVADGFVWGRGTLDNKGALIAALTAAEKLINDGFTPERTIYFSFGGDEETGGLGAIAVAEHLRAQGVQLAWVLDEGSFVLDKIIPGLDVPVASINLAEKGYLTIQLVAHAEGGHSSMPPRHTAVGQLARAVARLQEAPMPGGLTGVSAEFFDALGRHFSIDKRAIFANRWLFDPVLEGILSGSPSTDAMLRTTTAPTMLEGSPKENVLPTRAVATVNFRLHPRDSIDDVLVHVKAAIDDEGIEIVADRDLASPASPVSDSQGAGFKDVEASIREVFGPIASVPGLTIAATDARHYAKAADAAYRINPFQIEGDDLARFHGIDERLSIANIERGINFYAALIGKQ; the protein is encoded by the coding sequence ATGATCAAGCGCATTCTGGCGGGGCTTGGCCTTGTGATTCTGGCCCTTGTGGCGGTGATCGCCTTCAGAACGGTGCAGTACCGGCCGGGACCGGTGGAGGCATCACAGCCGTTTTCAGTGGGCGCCGATATCGACCGGGCGGCGCAGGTCCTGGCCGAGGCCGTGCGGTTCCGCACCGTGTCCACCGACATGTCGCATCCGGATTTCCCCGCCTTTCTGGCGTTTCTCGAACAGAGTTTCCCCGCCGTACACCGGACGATGGAGCGCACCCTGCTGGAGCCTGTGACGCCGCTTTACAAGTGGCAGGGATCGAACCCCGATCTGCCGCCGGTGATGCTGGCGGCGCATTACGATGTGGTGCCGGTGACCGAGGACACTCTGGGCGAGTGGGATCATCCCCCCTTTGCCGGTGTGGTGGCCGATGGGTTTGTCTGGGGGCGCGGGACGCTGGACAACAAGGGCGCGTTGATCGCCGCGCTGACCGCGGCCGAGAAACTGATCAATGACGGGTTCACGCCGGAGCGCACGATCTATTTCAGCTTTGGCGGCGATGAGGAAACCGGCGGGTTGGGGGCCATCGCGGTGGCCGAACACCTGCGCGCGCAGGGGGTGCAACTGGCCTGGGTGCTGGACGAGGGGTCGTTTGTGCTGGACAAGATCATTCCCGGCCTGGATGTGCCCGTGGCCAGCATCAACCTGGCGGAAAAGGGATATCTGACCATCCAGCTTGTCGCCCATGCCGAGGGCGGTCATTCCTCGATGCCGCCGCGGCACACCGCTGTCGGGCAGCTGGCGCGCGCCGTGGCGCGCTTGCAGGAGGCCCCGATGCCGGGCGGGCTGACCGGGGTTTCGGCCGAGTTCTTCGATGCGCTGGGGCGGCATTTCAGCATCGACAAACGCGCCATCTTTGCCAATCGCTGGCTGTTCGACCCGGTGCTCGAAGGCATCCTGTCAGGTTCACCCTCGACCGATGCGATGCTGCGCACCACCACCGCGCCGACGATGCTCGAAGGTTCGCCCAAGGAAAACGTGCTGCCGACGCGGGCGGTGGCGACGGTCAATTTCCGCCTGCATCCGCGCGACAGTATCGACGACGTTCTGGTGCATGTGAAAGCGGCGATAGACGACGAAGGGATCGAGATTGTTGCAGATCGTGACCTGGCCTCGCCCGCCTCTCCGGTGTCGGATTCACAAGGCGCCGGTTTCAAGGATGTCGAAGCGTCGATCCGCGAGGTGTTCGGCCCGATCGCCTCGGTGCCGGGTCTGACCATCGCGGCAACGGATGCGCGCCATTATGCCAAGGCAGCAGATGCGGCCTATCGCATCAACCCGTTCCAGATCGAAGGCGACGACCTGGCCCGGTTCCACGGGATCGACGAGCGCCTGTCGATTGCCAATATCGAGCGCGGCATCAATTTCTATGCCGCGCTGATCGGCAAGCAATAG
- a CDS encoding acetyl-CoA C-acetyltransferase, with the protein MATPAYIYDALRTPRSRGKASGALYEVKPIQLAAGLLREMQARHDMDTSRVGDVILGCTAPVGDQGACVAKAAVQAAHWDEAVPGVQLDRFCASGLEAVNMAAAKVGSDQEELVVAGGIESMSRIPMLSQGGAMFTDPDFVIDQNSAPQGIGADLIATIDGYSREDVDAFAMESQRRAAHARDSGWFDRSVVPVRDENGLTILERDDFIKPDTDMQKLGALNPSFAGMGAFGYDDMALAKYPQVARINHVHTPGNSSGIVDGSSAVLIGSEKAGRDLGLEPRARIVSATVIATDPVIMLAGPGPAAKKCLDKAGLKVSDIDIWEINEAFASVALRYMKDLDIDHEITNVNGGAIAMGHPLGATGGMLVSTVLDELERRGAKRAMISLCVGGGMGISTLIERL; encoded by the coding sequence ATGGCAACACCCGCCTATATCTACGACGCGCTGCGCACGCCCCGCTCGCGCGGCAAGGCCAGCGGCGCGCTTTACGAAGTGAAGCCGATCCAGCTGGCCGCCGGCCTGCTGCGCGAGATGCAGGCGCGCCACGACATGGACACGTCGCGCGTAGGCGACGTGATCCTGGGCTGCACTGCGCCGGTGGGCGATCAGGGCGCCTGTGTCGCCAAGGCAGCCGTGCAGGCGGCCCATTGGGACGAGGCGGTGCCGGGTGTCCAGCTTGACCGCTTCTGCGCCTCGGGGCTTGAGGCGGTTAACATGGCCGCCGCCAAGGTGGGTTCCGATCAAGAGGAGCTGGTGGTCGCGGGCGGTATCGAATCGATGAGCCGCATCCCCATGCTCAGCCAGGGTGGCGCGATGTTCACCGACCCCGATTTCGTGATCGACCAGAACTCGGCCCCGCAGGGCATCGGCGCCGACCTGATCGCCACCATCGACGGTTACAGCCGCGAGGATGTGGACGCATTCGCGATGGAAAGCCAACGCCGCGCCGCGCATGCCCGCGACAGCGGCTGGTTCGACCGCTCGGTGGTGCCGGTGCGCGATGAAAACGGCCTGACCATCCTCGAGCGGGACGATTTCATCAAACCCGACACCGACATGCAGAAACTGGGCGCGCTGAACCCCTCGTTCGCGGGTATGGGCGCCTTTGGCTATGATGACATGGCGCTGGCCAAGTATCCCCAGGTGGCCCGCATCAACCATGTGCATACGCCCGGCAATAGCTCGGGCATTGTCGACGGGTCATCCGCCGTGCTGATCGGCTCGGAGAAGGCGGGGCGCGATCTGGGGCTGGAACCGCGCGCGCGCATCGTCTCGGCCACCGTCATCGCCACCGATCCGGTGATCATGCTGGCGGGCCCCGGCCCGGCGGCCAAGAAATGCCTCGACAAGGCGGGGCTGAAGGTCTCGGACATCGACATCTGGGAAATCAACGAGGCCTTCGCCTCGGTCGCGCTGCGCTACATGAAGGATCTGGATATCGACCACGAGATCACCAATGTGAACGGCGGCGCCATCGCCATGGGCCACCCGCTGGGTGCCACCGGGGGCATGCTGGTTTCAACCGTGCTCGACGAGCTGGAGCGCCGGGGCGCCAAACGGGCGATGATCTCGCTCTGTGTCGGTGGCGGCATGGGCATCTCGACCCTGATCGAACGTCTGTAA
- a CDS encoding Zn-dependent alcohol dehydrogenase produces MQKIRAAVCHEFNAPLVIEEVLLAPPGTGEVEVTLDAVAICHSDISYADGAWGGHLPAVYGHEAAGTVSAVGPGVEGFAPGDPVVVTLIRACGTCANCAGGQPTICDTPYDGVKQGPLRTADEGPLLQAMACGAFAEKVVVSQRQIVRIPADMGRDVACLLSCGVITGVGAAVNAARLRAGQDVVVIGAGGVGLNAIQGARIAGARRIVAVDMTEEKLDIAREFGATHGVLATSPKPWRAAYKALGGRGADAVLVTVGAVRAYDEAPKYLGWGGRAVMIGMPHAGAMAQYEPMSASFQGHGLIGSKMGDVVIQRDIPWMIDLYQQGRLKLDELISGRWSLDQINEAIADTRTGSAKRNVILFNH; encoded by the coding sequence ATGCAGAAGATCCGCGCCGCCGTTTGCCACGAATTCAATGCGCCACTGGTGATCGAAGAGGTGCTGCTCGCCCCGCCCGGCACCGGCGAGGTCGAGGTGACGCTGGACGCGGTCGCGATCTGCCATTCCGACATCTCCTATGCCGATGGCGCCTGGGGCGGGCATCTTCCGGCTGTCTACGGCCACGAGGCGGCGGGCACGGTGTCGGCCGTGGGGCCGGGCGTCGAGGGCTTTGCCCCCGGCGATCCGGTGGTGGTCACGCTGATCCGCGCCTGCGGCACCTGCGCCAATTGCGCAGGCGGTCAGCCCACCATCTGCGACACGCCCTATGACGGGGTGAAACAGGGGCCGCTGCGCACCGCGGACGAGGGCCCGTTGTTGCAAGCCATGGCCTGTGGCGCATTCGCCGAAAAGGTGGTGGTCAGCCAACGCCAGATCGTCAGGATCCCCGCCGATATGGGGCGCGACGTCGCCTGCCTGCTCTCCTGCGGGGTGATCACCGGGGTCGGGGCGGCGGTCAACGCCGCCCGGCTGCGTGCCGGTCAGGACGTGGTGGTAATCGGGGCCGGCGGCGTCGGGCTGAACGCGATCCAGGGCGCCCGCATCGCTGGCGCGCGCCGCATCGTGGCGGTGGACATGACCGAGGAGAAGCTGGACATCGCCCGCGAATTCGGCGCCACCCATGGCGTGCTGGCGACCAGCCCGAAACCCTGGCGCGCGGCCTACAAGGCGCTTGGCGGGCGCGGTGCAGATGCGGTGCTGGTCACCGTTGGCGCCGTACGCGCCTATGACGAGGCACCCAAATACCTGGGCTGGGGCGGCAGGGCTGTGATGATCGGCATGCCCCATGCCGGCGCCATGGCGCAATACGAACCGATGAGCGCCTCGTTCCAGGGACACGGGCTGATCGGCTCAAAAATGGGCGATGTGGTGATCCAGCGCGATATCCCGTGGATGATCGACCTTTACCAACAAGGCCGCTTGAAGCTCGACGAACTTATCTCGGGCCGATGGTCGCTGGATCAGATCAACGAGGCCATCGCCGACACCCGCACCGGCAGCGCCAAGCGCAACGTGATCCTGTTCAACCACTGA
- a CDS encoding mandelate racemase/muconate lactonizing enzyme family protein translates to MRLQDLDIIVTAPPAPGWGGRYWILVKVTTDTGITGWGECYASSVGPDAMTHVIRDVFDRHMAGENPENIELMFRRAYSSGFTQRPDLTVMGAFSGLEIACWDILGKDRNRPVHALIGGRMNQRIRAYTYLYPLPHHDIAGFWTSPDQAAECAAEMVRRGYTAVKFDPAGPYTIRGGHMPAMSDISLSVAFCKAIREAVGDKADLLFGTHGQFNTAGAIRLGQALEPYAPLWFEEPTPPDNLEDMARVARNVRIPVATGERMTTKTEFGAVLRAGAAEILQPALGRAGGIWEMKKVAAIAELFNAQMAPHLYAGPIEWAANIQLAAAIPNILLLESIETPFHDALIKGSIRVDNGFVIPPDAPGLGIEVDEELARAHPFTGNDLHLNMQEAPCDYASGNAFQGGAPTI, encoded by the coding sequence ATGCGCCTGCAAGACCTCGATATCATCGTCACAGCGCCCCCGGCACCGGGTTGGGGCGGGCGCTATTGGATCCTGGTGAAGGTGACCACCGATACCGGCATTACCGGCTGGGGCGAATGTTACGCCTCCTCGGTCGGGCCGGACGCCATGACGCATGTGATCCGCGATGTATTCGACCGGCACATGGCGGGCGAGAACCCCGAGAATATCGAGCTGATGTTCCGTCGCGCCTATTCCAGCGGTTTTACCCAACGTCCCGACCTGACCGTGATGGGGGCTTTTTCAGGGCTTGAAATCGCCTGTTGGGATATCCTGGGCAAGGACCGGAACCGGCCTGTGCACGCCCTCATCGGCGGGCGGATGAACCAGCGCATCCGGGCCTATACCTATCTCTATCCGCTTCCCCATCACGACATTGCCGGGTTCTGGACCTCTCCCGATCAGGCCGCTGAATGCGCCGCCGAGATGGTCCGGCGGGGTTACACCGCGGTCAAGTTCGACCCGGCGGGCCCCTACACCATCCGGGGCGGGCACATGCCCGCGATGTCCGACATTTCCCTGTCGGTCGCCTTCTGCAAGGCGATCCGCGAGGCGGTGGGCGACAAGGCGGACCTGCTGTTTGGCACCCACGGCCAGTTCAACACCGCTGGCGCCATCCGCCTCGGCCAGGCGCTGGAGCCCTACGCGCCGCTCTGGTTCGAAGAGCCGACGCCCCCCGACAATCTCGAGGATATGGCGCGCGTCGCCCGCAATGTGCGCATTCCCGTGGCCACCGGCGAACGGATGACCACCAAGACCGAGTTCGGCGCCGTCCTGCGTGCGGGCGCGGCCGAGATCCTGCAACCGGCGCTGGGGCGCGCGGGCGGCATCTGGGAGATGAAAAAGGTCGCCGCAATTGCCGAGCTGTTCAACGCGCAGATGGCGCCGCATCTCTATGCCGGGCCGATCGAATGGGCCGCCAACATACAGCTGGCCGCCGCGATCCCAAATATCCTGCTGCTGGAATCCATCGAGACCCCGTTCCACGATGCATTGATCAAGGGCAGCATCCGGGTCGATAACGGATTCGTGATCCCTCCCGACGCCCCCGGCCTTGGGATCGAGGTCGACGAGGAACTTGCGCGCGCGCACCCGTTTACCGGCAACGACCTGCATCTGAACATGCAGGAGGCCCCTTGCGACTATGCCAGCGGCAATGCATTTCAGGGCGGCGCACCCACGATCTAG
- a CDS encoding ArsR/SmtB family transcription factor: MASNAARAAGYLKTLAHEGRLMILCHLGAGEKSVGQLENLLDIRQAAVSQMLARLREEGLVSTRREGKTVFYSLSDSNTEQVIGLLYSLFCSND; this comes from the coding sequence ATGGCCAGCAATGCCGCCCGTGCGGCAGGATATCTCAAGACGCTGGCGCATGAGGGGCGCCTGATGATCCTGTGCCATCTGGGTGCGGGCGAGAAATCGGTGGGCCAATTGGAAAACCTGCTCGATATCCGGCAAGCCGCGGTCAGCCAGATGCTCGCCCGGCTGCGCGAAGAGGGGCTGGTCAGCACCCGGCGCGAGGGCAAGACGGTGTTCTATTCCCTGTCCGACAGCAATACGGAACAGGTGATCGGCCTGCTCTATTCGCTGTTCTGCAGCAACGACTAG
- a CDS encoding AraC family transcriptional regulator: MAVTIPATIVANILEGAVARGADPAAILARASLPGVVGPLEAPDFVRLVRAVTLTLDDELAGLQDRPQRIGTHAIMAAHVSHAETLGAAYARAAGFMDLMDNSFRYSLRESGANLIFEMTRIPGREVLNNAAVEMVLVLVSRMLAWLVGNRGALNGAWFDYVAPGHVAAYRAMFQRAPMQFGQCSSGLAIPLALTRLPVLRSEDQATAYARRTPLDAFLPQDATTGLPLEVAVAVEACLSEQGRLPDMAQVARDLNLAPHTLRRRLKGDGVDYSNIRKQVRRDMAVRLLATTGDSVESIAAQTGFSEASAFIRAFRSWTGLTPRAYRKSEL; encoded by the coding sequence ATGGCGGTCACGATCCCGGCGACGATTGTCGCCAACATCCTCGAAGGCGCGGTGGCGCGCGGTGCCGATCCGGCGGCTATTCTGGCGCGGGCGAGCCTGCCGGGTGTTGTCGGCCCGCTGGAGGCACCCGATTTCGTGCGCCTGGTGCGCGCGGTGACGCTGACACTGGATGACGAACTAGCCGGATTGCAGGACCGCCCGCAGCGGATCGGGACCCATGCGATCATGGCCGCCCATGTCAGCCATGCCGAGACATTGGGGGCGGCTTACGCCCGGGCGGCCGGTTTCATGGACCTGATGGACAATTCCTTTCGCTATTCGCTGCGCGAGAGTGGCGCCAACCTGATCTTCGAGATGACGCGCATTCCTGGGCGCGAGGTGCTTAACAATGCGGCGGTCGAGATGGTTCTAGTGCTGGTCAGCCGGATGCTGGCCTGGCTGGTCGGCAACCGGGGCGCTCTGAACGGCGCCTGGTTCGACTATGTCGCGCCGGGACATGTGGCGGCGTATCGCGCCATGTTCCAGCGCGCGCCGATGCAGTTCGGGCAGTGCAGTTCGGGTCTGGCGATCCCGCTGGCGCTGACGCGGCTGCCCGTCCTGCGCAGCGAGGATCAGGCGACGGCCTATGCACGGCGCACGCCGCTTGACGCGTTTCTGCCCCAGGACGCAACCACCGGTCTGCCACTCGAGGTGGCGGTGGCGGTCGAGGCCTGCCTGTCCGAACAGGGCAGGCTGCCCGACATGGCGCAGGTCGCGCGCGATCTGAACCTGGCGCCGCATACCCTGCGGCGGCGGCTCAAGGGGGACGGCGTCGATTATTCCAACATCCGCAAGCAGGTGCGCCGAGACATGGCGGTACGCCTGCTGGCCACAACCGGGGACAGCGTCGAATCCATCGCTGCCCAGACCGGGTTCTCCGAGGCGAGCGCCTTTATCCGCGCCTTTCGCAGCTGGACGGGCCTGACCCCGCGCGCCTATCGCAAGTCCGAATTATAG